Proteins encoded within one genomic window of Pseudorasbora parva isolate DD20220531a chromosome 3, ASM2467924v1, whole genome shotgun sequence:
- the il13ra2 gene encoding interleukin-13 receptor subunit alpha-2, producing the protein MLLPNKVPVWLSAFTLLLLTQDPVSTSEVMACGASVDPPANIEITDPGFLGYLSIHWTQPASLQNLTGCTVRYQLRYYDTYEERWRSVRTVKLAYAAQFDLEKPVMVKMLTMLNCACTNGTEVQGEETEMVYTSEPTGMAGSRIRDFRCVYYGKEYMECTWESGPVPPPDSHNYLYYWHREMEETKECPEYITVSEVRRGCRIPRESLLEFSKFNMCVNGSSPAGSLRTAYFSIEVQNHVKPAVVSSVHISETDGLLKLDWSPPSGLVPEQCLEYEIESSTLMANGKEQKQRTVLMNSVLDTSYDLRREAESKKTCFQIRSKVNMYCADAGFWSDWSQKKCTEENEIRYATKYLILMGMVVIGIAGVIILCLSLWILKKICIKKTSKEDAIYTLYKQKVNETMPTILSPIFK; encoded by the exons ATGTTGCTGCCGAATAAGGTTCCTGTATGGCTCTCTGCATTTACTCTACTTTTGCTGACTCAAGACCCTGTGTCCACATCAGAGGTCATGGCCTGTGGAGCTTCTG TGGATCCACCTGCCAATATTGAGATAACAGACCCTGGCTTCCTGGGTTACCTTAGTATTCACTGGACTCAACCAGCCAGCCTTCAGAACCTGACAGGTTGCACAGTACGATATCAACTCCGATACTATGACACCTATGAGGAACGATGGAGG AGTGTCCGAACTGTCAAGCTGGCTTATGCTGCCCAGTTTGACCTTGAGAAACCAGTCATGGTTAAAATGCTCACCATGTTAAACTGTGCCTGCACCAATGGGACAGAGGTCCAAGGGGAGGAGACGGAGATGGTGTACACATCTGAACCCACAG GTATGGCAGGATCAAGAATTAGAGATTTCCGTTGTGTCTATTATGGGAAGGAGTACATGGAATGCACCTGGGAATCAGGACCTGTCCCGCCTCCAGATTCACATAACTATCTCTATTACTG GCACAGGGAAATGGAAGAAACAAAGGAATGTCCAGAATACATCACTGTATCTGAGGTTAGGAGAGGATGCAGGATTCCGCGGGAATCACTCTTAGAGTTCTCCAAGTTTAATATGTGCGTAAATGGATCCTCTCCAGCAGGAAGTCTGAGAACAGCCTACTTCTCTATTGAGGTCCAAAACCATG TAAAACCAGCAGTGGTGTCCTCTGTGCACATCTCAGAGACTGATGGACTGTTGAAGTTAGATTGGTCGCCACCTAGTGGTCTGGTGCCAGAGCAATGCTTGGAATATGAGATAGAGAGCAGCACTCTAATGGCCAATGGCAAAGAACAGAAG CAAAGGACGGTTCTGATGAACTCAGTTCTGGACACATCCTATGACCTCCGGAGGGAAGCAGAAAGTAAGAAAACCTGCTTTCAGATCAGGTCAAAGGTGAACATGTACTGTGCCGATGCAGGATTCTGGAGTGACTGGAGCCAAAAGAAGTGTACAG AAGAAAATGAAATTCGTTATGCAACAAAATATCTCATTCTGATGGGCATGGTTGTCATTGGCATTGCTGGAGTCATCATCCTCTGTCTTTCATTATGGATATTAAAGAAGAT CTGCATAAAAAAGACCAGCAAGGAGGATGCCATATACACTCTGTACAAGCAGAAGGTCAACGAGACCATGCCCACAATCCTCAGCCCAATTTTCAAGTGA